The Fusarium keratoplasticum isolate Fu6.1 chromosome 8, whole genome shotgun sequence genome includes a region encoding these proteins:
- a CDS encoding TLC domain-containing protein encodes MTEKHASSSTTATTTTQPAMSGSEPFPLLNTANDQLHQRRFAPSSSVSNTTATEASISDARRRRKSSALGGEIRGDTGAPALASSRASLDAVDKSGQSGHKRLSKRRRARGLLARARQTMIKHTFVLPAVLTLCFLAGYAINPTESNPIHHFIFLSYKLPQDDPNEPAQYGKGRWDIAFVAFYTIVLSFTREFIMQELLSPLARWYNLSRGKKARFMEQVYTAIYFGVLGPFGLWVMSHTPVWYFNTRGMYEGFPHQTHLAPVKFYYLFEAAYWAQQAIVLVLGMEKPRKDFKELVGHHIVTLGLIGLSYRFHFTYIGLAVYVTHDISDFFLATSKTLNYIDSPLVGPYFGVFMVAWIYLRHYLNLKIIWSLLTEFETVGPFELNWETQQYKCRLSQIITTALLSSLQALNLFWLFCIARIAWRFVSQNQLGDDRSEDEDEGEDDGEEEDVPAPAPKANGHANGHANGHVNGHVNGKAVSNGNAKH; translated from the exons ATGACGGAGAAACacgcatcatcatcaacgacggcgacgacaacCACACAACCAGCCATGTCAGGCTCAGAGCCCTTCCCCCTGCTGAACACAGCAAACGACCAGCTGCACCAGCGTCGCTTCGCACCCAGCAGCTCCGTCAGCAACACCACAGCCACCGAAGCATCCATCAGCGACGCGCGGAGGCGGCGCAAGAGCAGTGCCCTCGGGGGCGAGATCCGCGGCGACACGGGTGCCCCGGCATTGGCCTCGAGTCGTGCCAGTCTCGATGCCGTTGACAAGAGCGGCCAG TCTGGCCACAAGCGACTCTCCAAGCGCCGACGTGCTCGCGGTCTCCTTGCTCGAGCTCGCCAGACCATGATCAAGCACACTTTCGTCCTCCCAGCTGTTCTCACCCTGTGCTTCCTCGCCGGATACGCCATCAACCCTACCGAGTCCAACCCTATCCAccacttcatcttcctctcgtACAAGCTGCCTCAGGACGACCCCAACGAACCTGCTCAGTATGGAAAGGGTCGCTGGGATATCGCTTTTGTCGCCTTCTATACCATTGTCCTGTCTTTCACCCGCGAGTTCATTATGCAGGAGCTCCTCTCGCCGCTCGCTCGCTGGTATAACCTCAGCCGTGGCAAGAAGGCCCGCTTCATGGAGCAGGTGTACACGGCCATCTACTTTGGTGTCTTGGGTCCTTTTGGCCTCTGGGTCATGAGCCATACTCCCGTGTGGTACTTCAACACCCGCGGCATGTACGAGGGGTTCCCCCACCAGACTCATCTGGCTCCTGTCAAGTTCTACTACCTCTTTGAGGCGGCCTACTGGGCTCAGCAGGCCattgtcctcgtcctggGTATGGAGAAGCCTCGCAAGGATTTCAAGGAGCTTGTTGGTCACCACATTGTCACTCTGGGACTCATCGGCCTCAGCTACCGCTTCCACTTCACTTACATCGGTCTGGCCGTCTATGTCACCCACGACATCAGCGACTTCTTCCTGGCCACTTCCAAGACGCTCAACTACATCGACTCTCCCTTGGTGGGCCCTTACTTTGGCGTCTTCATGGTGGCTTGGATCTACCTCCGCCACtacctcaacctcaagatcaTCTGGTCTCTGCTGACCGAGTTCGAGACTGTCGGTCCCTTTGAGCTGAACTGGGAGACGCAGCAGTACAAGTGCCGCCTGAGCcagatcatcaccaccgctctgctctcctccctccaGGCCCTCAACCTTTTCTGGCTGTTCTGCATCGCTCGCATTGCCTGGCGCTTCGTCAGCCAGAACCAGCTTGGGGATGACCGatccgaggatgaggatgagggtgaggatgatggtgaggaggaagatgtgCCTGCCCCGGcccccaaggccaacggccaTGCGAATGGCCACGCCAACGGTCACGTCAACGGCCACGTCAACGGCAAGGCCGTCTCGAATGGCAACGCAAAGCACTAG
- a CDS encoding Enhancer of mRNA-decapping protein 3: MANQFIGLHMRVVLREPADCQLTGTVRDVQAGSGLTLTNVFVTGTKEWRPQMHIDAANIADLSEIKTDDAPATDAPAPAEPVTAPAFSQPPSQPAFVDPAILSLARPPASATPSGSDGKFIGLEDGRPELHAVQPIAALSTPGRPTPDHDLSGSVSNLAVTEPVPGLTDDKSVGPRDAPSTKKKNRRSRQSKQGKGQRIEEDGQPVDGSPASGRGKGWRQTPILQSTASFQPFNSLKRNGKGRKGVFDNGWASEDVTEEMGDFDFENNLAKFDKRTIFDQMRKEDQIDDASRLVSHNRRPKPGTAGGKNLHYTENVLDMPPTTGKNADFWNSEADDGLNEADRLSARDIRSGQSNRRADSKSGPSRRSQSRKASAVAAPGGIPLSRVNSGQGQPPGLYLVPSHRRLETVSALQMLNLENIAANEVGLSEQLMAENGGRGIAEVAFKALSDPAIKVRFGLAGANPSASAVLSSPVVVILAGNNKSGIRAIAAARHLRNKNVNVMVCLVGIERERDLLEDLRQQIQLYRAFGGKILSKSDLFEHLRKNASSGSPVSTALIIDALLGLTISFEELRTGDQATVYELMEWANRNEAFVLSVDVPTGIDPTTGKVAVIDGSRLFVKPRYVVAMGAPKRGLLEAVTPPGEDDPEYLSNAAHEDEWRLFIADIGLGSAVWRKAGTKIRRGIDFDEKWVLEMKYRDGQQEETDYEEE; this comes from the exons ATGGCAAATCAATTCATCGGCCTGCACATGCGGGTGGTGCTCCGCGAGCCTGCGGACTGTCAACTCACGGGGACAGTGAGAGATGTCCAGGCGGGCAGCGGCCTCACCTTGACGAATG TATTCGTCACAGGGACCAAGGAATGGCGCCCCCAAATGCACATCGATGCCGCCAATATTGCTGATCTGTCCGAGATCAAGACGGACGATGCGCCTGCTACGGATGCTCCTGCGCCTGCCGAACCTGTCACCGCGCCTGCCTTTTCGCAACCGCCATCGCAACCTGCCTTTGTCGACCCTGCGATTCTCAGTCTGGCAAGGCCACCTGCGTCTGCGACGCCCTCGGGCTCGGACGGGAAATTCATCGGTCTGGAAGATGGAAGGCCAGAGCTACACGCTGTCCAACCCATTGCGGCGCTTTCCACACCAGGGCGACCTACCCCCGATCATGACTTGTCCGGCTCAGTGAGCAACTTGGCCGTCACCGAGCCAGTCCCTGGATTGACCGATGACAAGTCTGTTGGGCCTCGGGATGCCCCATCAACTAAGAAGAAGAACCGGCGCTCTCGTCAGTCTAAGCAAGGAAAGGGCCAGCGCATTGAGGAAGATGGTCAGCCTGTCGATGGCTCGCCCGCTAGTGGCCGAGGCAAGGGTTGGAGGCAGACTCCTATTCTCCAGAGTACGGCGTCCTTCCAGCCATTCAACTCTCTGAAGCGAAACGGCAAGGGGCGAAAGGGGGTGTTTGACAATGGCTGGGCGTCTGAAGATGTCACTGAAGAGATGGGCGATTTCGATTTTGAAAATAATCTGGCCAAGTTTGACAAGCGAACCATCTTTGACCAGATGAGAAAGGAGGATCAGATCGACGATGCTAGCCGACTAGTATCCCACAACCGCCGACCAAAGCCTGGGACAGCAGGTGGCAAGAACCTGCATTACACGGAAAATGTTCTTGATATGCCACCAACAACTGGCAAGAACGCGGATTTTTGGAACAGCGAAGCAGATGACGGACTGAATGAGGCAGACAGACTATCAGCGCGGGACATACGGAGCGGCCAGAGCAACCGAAGAGCTGACAGCAAGTCGGGACCTTCGAGGAGATCACAGTCACGCAAGGCAAGTGCCGTTGCAGCGCCTGGTGGTATCCCACTGAGCCGCGTCAACTCCGGC CAAGGCCAGCCACCCGGTCTATACCTCGTCCCCTCTCACAGACGACTCGAAACCGTCTCGGCGCTGCAGATGCTGAATCTCGAGAACATTGCCGCGAACGAAGTTGGGCTGTCGGAACAGCTCATGGCAGAGAACGGAGGACGGGGTATTGCCGAGGTGGCCTTCAAGGCGCTGTCGGATCCTGCCATCAAGGTGCGGTTTGGGCTTGCTGGGGCTAATCCATCTGCCAGTGCCGTGCTGAGTAGTCCGGTCGTTGTGATACTGGCTGGCAACAACAAATCTGGCATCCGAGCGATCGCTGCAGCCAGACATCTGCGGAACAAGAACGTCAATGTGATGGTGTGCTTAGTGGGCATTGAACGCGAGCGAGACTTGCTGGAGGATCTCCGACAGCAGATCCAACTGTATCGGGCTTTCGGGGGTAAGATCCTCAGCAAGAGCGATCTCTTTGAGCACCTACGGAAGAACGCTTCGTCGGGATCACCTGTGTCAACCGCTCTCATCATCGATGCCCTTCTGGGGTTGACCATCTCCTTTGAGGAGCTGCGAACGGGAGACCAGGCCACCGTCTACGAACTGATGGAATGGGCAAATCGCAACGAGGCTTTCGTCCTTTCCGTTGATGTGCCGACAGGCATCGACCCTACTACTGGCAAAGTGGCAGTCATCGATGGCAGCCGTCTCTTTGTCAAACCGCGGTACGTGGTTGCGATGGGTGCACCAAAGCGCGGCTTGCTCGAGGCTGTGACACCACCAGGCGAGGATGACCCTGAATACCTCAGCAATGCAGCACACGAGGACGAGTGGCGCCTTTTCATTGCCGATATTGGGCTAGGCAGCGCAGTCTGGCGAAAGGCCGGGACTAAGATCCGCCGCGGtatcgactttgacgagaagTGGGTGCTGGAGATGAAGTATCGGGATGGGCAGCAGGAGGAAACCGACTATGAGGAGGAATAG